The DNA segment AAGGACACCTCCTTCGGAAAAACCTTCCAACGATACGGGGGCACCCCAGTTCTCCAGAGGCCGACCGGTCTTGGCGTCGAGTGCCCACAGAAAAAAGGCTGGCGTCGTGATGTAAATCACACCCCGTCCATCCACCTCAGCGTAAGCGACACCCTTTCCAAAATCTGTCCTCGGTGAACGTAAATACCTCATCGTCTCCGGCTCGCGAAAAGTCCAAAGCCTCTCGCCAGTAGCGGCGTCGATCGCCACTACCTGCCGCCGCTGACCGGTGACCGTGAAAAGCACACCATCCACAAAGACCGGCGTGGACCGAGAGGTATACTCGACACCCCCACCTGAGTTATGCCCTTGCCAGATCCAGGCGACTTCCAGATCCGAAAAATTTGAGGCGTCGATCTGATTCAGTAGCGGAGCAGACCTGGTACTCCCCGCATCACCGCCCAAGTAGCGCCACTCCCCGCCCTCAACGCCAGTCAACTGCGCAGAGCACACGGCAGGAACTCCCAAGAGCGCCAAGGCTAGGACACCACAATCGCATCGAAGTTGCTTCATCATGCCTCCTGCTCGAGTGAAGGACGAAAGCCTATCGCTGCTCGGCAGCGGGTCAGCTTAAACAATCCCCTTCTCTCGAAAAATGTCTTTTATCACCCCTGGGAGGAGAGACATTTTACTCACCTTCTCCACGTCACCATTGAGTGCGAATACCCAAGAATCATCTCTGGTTTGAACATATCCGACAATCCAACCAATTGAGCCATTCCATCCAGTCTTAAACCGTAATTTGTAGTTGGCCGTCTCTTCCATCAGCATAATGTTGCGTAATTCTTCATAGGAAGAATCAGAAAATGGGGAGCTTCGTTCAATAACCTGTCTAATGAAACCAACTTGGTCTACTGCGCTAATTCTCAAAGAACCATCAAGCCAAAATTCAGTCGAACTAAAGTTGTTATCCAAATCACCATATTCGGAAAGAGTTAAGTAATGCTTATATTGTTTCGCACCAATCTTCTTTGCCAATAACTGATAACACCAAACACAGGAGACCCTGAAGGCACTTTTTAAGGAATGGTTTCTGTTCCAAGTTTGAATTGAGTGCTGAGCACCATCCCAAATAAACATTTCATCTTTGTTATTTGCAACTCCCTCCTCCAGCGCAATTAAGGTATTCATGATTTTAAAAGTAGACGCTGGAGAGAATTCCCTCGTAGCACGAGGGGCATTATGTATGAAGCGTTGGTTGGAACTCGTCGAGGCAAGCACGATGGTCCCATTCAAGTCGTGTTGGGCAAAGATTTGAGCAATACCCGCATCTTCTCCTGGGGTCGGGGCGTTCTGCAGCGCATCAGTCGGCACACTCACCATCGCAAGCGCAATACCCGCGAGGCCGCTGAAACAGGCGTGTCGTCTAGTCATCGCCCTCACTTCATCCCGTTCAATGATTCATCTACGAAAGGTTATTGCTGCCGCGAACGAGCAGCTACCCATTCCTGGGCGAGCCGGGTTGCTTCGGTAATCTCGGCGGGCACCATACGCTGCGCGAGTTCGTAGCGCTGCTGGGCATACAGCCTCCGTGTGAATTCATCCGTCGCACCGTTCCGAGCGAGCTCGAGCCACATATAGGCCATGACGGCGTTCTCCTCAACCCCGGCTCCATAGGCCAACATGTACCCGAGGGCTCCCTGAGCTGGTGCGTAGCCCTGCTCAGCCGCCCGCCGGTACCACTTTGCAGCCTCGGCATCATTACCGTCCACGCCACGATTCCTGAAATACAACAGACCGAGGTTGTATTGTGCTGGAACATGACCTTGGTCAGCCGCCAGGCCAATCCATCGCGCTGCCTCAATGTCATCCTTCGCTACACCTCGCCCTGCGTAGTACCAACTACCGAGCTGGTTCTGCGCCTCGGCATCTCCTTGCTCGGCCAGCGCCCGGATTTCAGTGACCTCTGTAGGTGTCGGCTCTTGGCTAGCGTACATCGCCATCGAGTACACAAACACCACAGACAGATTCGCCAAAAAGAGGAACTTAAAGCCTTTCATCATCGGCAGGACCAAAGATTACGAGACACTTCTAATCACCGGCCATTCTAGCGATGTCCTCAGATGGGCTCAACGTAGCGACCCAGGGCTCACGGAGGAGTCACGGAGCAGGTCACTTCGGCCCAACTGTAGGTGATCCGAGTGAACCATCGGAAGCCTGGGTCATAGCCGGAATCCGACCATGCAGTCCAGAGCTGAGAAACCGGAAAGAGTGACAGTGAAAAGATCTCATCGGTACGAACGAGGCTCTCATGAGAAACCGTGACGGCATCCAACTGGGGATCCCGGGTATCAAAAGTTCCGCCCCCAAACGCATACGTGAAAACTTCCGCAGTTAAGTTGGCCGCGCACCACTTTCCGGTGTAGACGGCCCAAATATCAAGAGACTGGTCCTGGAGTCTGCCCCAACTCCCCTTGCCTTGGTCAACGATATCCGCTTGGGTCGTCACGTAGCCTACGGTGGTGGGCACAGTCGGACTAGGACGAACCATTCCCCCGCAAGAGACAACGCTGAGGCTCACAACCACGGTCAGCCGGACAGGAAACCGTCGCCTGCTCAGACGCAAACATTACACTCCGTCCACAATCACGAGCCGTCCGGTGCTGTTGTCGGTTCGCCCGGCCTTGATCGCTCGATAAGGCTCGCTTTGAAGACACCGTTGTGCTGCCTCACTATCTGGAAATTCGACCACAATTTCAATGTCCGCTGATTCACCTTCCCGGTAACCCACCGGACCACCGCGAACAAGGACCTTTCCACCGCATTCCTCAAGAATGGCTACAATTTTGGTTCCATACTCGCCCATGAACCGTGCCTTATCGGTCAAGGTGAAGTGTCCAACTAAGTAACCCTTTGGCATGAGATTAGCGCTCCTTACAAAGTGGTCATTAAAGAAGGTTCATGAACGCACAGCACCCCGAACCGTGAGACTTAACACCATATAGGAAAGAGTGGTAACTAGGACTCATCCCCTCCACGCCACTCTCGGACAAGGCGTTGAGCCTCCGCAAGTTCCTCAGGAGTCATCTGGGTCACCACGATGTCACGATTCTTAATTGATTGCTCCTGCTCGACGGATGGATGAGACGCAGCGAGATCGTACCATAGATATGCCTGCACATTGTCCTGACTGATACCCTGACCGGTCTCATACATGGCCCCAAGGGAATACTGGGCACGAACGTTGCCCTGCTCAGCAGCCTTCCGATACCACTCAACCGCCACTACATCGTCCCTCTCAACGCCTCGACCGTTTGCATATCTTCCTCCCAAGATGACCTGAGCTCCCACGTGGCCTTGGTCGGCCGCTAGTAGGTACCACCTCACTGCTTCCGCTTGGTCCTGCACAACACCTTCACCGTTATCGTACCTGACGGCCAGTGTGAGTTGCGCCGAAAGGTTGCCTTGGTCGGCCGCCTGCGTCCACAACCGGACTGCCTCAACATCATTCTTCTCGACGCCCCGACGATTGATATATCTCCACCCAAGAAGGTACTGGGCAGCAGCATCACCCTGGTCCGCTCGTGTACGAAGTTCAGTAATTTCTTGCTCAACAATTTCCTCTGGCGTCAGGAACAGGTCTGTAGACTCTTGTGAAGCACACGAGGCGACACCAAGAATCATGAAAACGGAAAGGAGGCGGGCGATGGGACCTGCGTGGTAACCCGTCATAGTGAGAGAGACCCTGATCTTACTGCTGGTGGTCTATTGGTTCAACGCATCAGAGGATGCATAATCTGGCCCGTTGATTGTCCGTAGACCGGCCCCGGTCATGTCTACAGGTATAGCCACAACCACGGCACCCGGAGGCTCTCCAGGCCATGTAACACCGTGAGATTACCAAGAATCACAAGCGGCCATGAACCACGAGCGTGTGCCAACTGCACATTGAACGCAACGGTCATTGGTAACAGCACACGATTCGCGGCGACTTGGTCGCCAGCCCAGACGGCCGGGCCTAGGAACACCATCAATAGCGCGTAGGCAACTCCGATACGCCACCAAGGTGCACTCCACTCTCGTTGCCACGCAAGAAACACTGCCTGAGTCGTCAGACTCACGAGCGACAAAAGACTAAATCTCGCATAGGTGCCTGTCCAGCCGAACTCTTGGAGCTCCGCGAGAGTCACATCCCACTTCGCAAGAAAAGTTAATAAAGGGGCAGCAAGATTTCCGCGACCCGAGGACATAGTGACCCCGTGTTCCGAGAAATACAGGTAACCCAACCAAAGAGCCAGGGGCACTGCGACGAAAAAAATGCGAACTAGCGAAGCCGCGTGGTCCTCGACCCTTAATGGACGCCATCTACGTCCAAATAGACACACCCCTGAAAGCAAATTTGTTTCTCGTCCGAGTCCAGAGAACCCGAGCACAGCACTGGCTATCCAAGGCCGTCCACGTTCAATCGCAATAATCGCCAGAGCTAGCAGGAGCAAACTCGGGCCGGCGAGCAAGGACAGACGAACTGATGAGATAAGGCCTTGGCCGAACAAGCAGCCGAACCAAAGCATGAAGTTCCGCAGTGTGAGCGGAGGGAACCAACGAAGAAGCAACCAGGCCAGAATGAACCAACACAAAATGTTCTGCACCGAGTAGGCCTGCAGAATCAAGGCTGGCTGCCCTAGACCTAACAGGAATGCTGTCCAGGAAAATAAGATGCGTGGCGCTCGATACCCAAAGGTGTCAATTGCCTGTTCAATCGCCGGGTCTTGCAGAAGGGGATCAATAGCAAGTTGCGCATAGAACTGGCCGTCGTAGCCAGGGGAGTCCTGATAGACGTAGTGGGGTACCTCCTGCACAGTCGGCAGAACCACCGCCTCAAATCGATCGCCAAAAAGTATTAAGGACGTAAAACCAGTACTGGACGAATAAAAGTTGCTCACCGAAACAAGAAACAGCACAATCACCGCGCTGTATAGCATCTTGATTCGAGTGGCCACCCACATACCGTGAGCAGCGCGAAGGAAGCCGTCGACCTCCTCCCGGTGGTCAGAATAGAGACTCCACAGCGCTCGGCAAACATTCCGAGTTGCCCGAAGCGTTACGGGTAAATAGACCGCTCCAAGGCATACACTAAACGCACTGAGCGACAGCAGTACCCTGTACTGCGAGACCATCGGGAGAACTGCGATGACCAAGAACAGAAAGGACGCCACCGTGATCAGTGCAATCTCGGCGAGCCGAACGTAG comes from the Vicinamibacterales bacterium genome and includes:
- a CDS encoding tetratricopeptide repeat protein, translating into MMKGFKFLFLANLSVVFVYSMAMYASQEPTPTEVTEIRALAEQGDAEAQNQLGSWYYAGRGVAKDDIEAARWIGLAADQGHVPAQYNLGLLYFRNRGVDGNDAEAAKWYRRAAEQGYAPAQGALGYMLAYGAGVEENAVMAYMWLELARNGATDEFTRRLYAQQRYELAQRMVPAEITEATRLAQEWVAARSRQQ
- a CDS encoding DUF1330 domain-containing protein, with product MPKGYLVGHFTLTDKARFMGEYGTKIVAILEECGGKVLVRGGPVGYREGESADIEIVVEFPDSEAAQRCLQSEPYRAIKAGRTDNSTGRLVIVDGV
- a CDS encoding PQQ-binding-like beta-propeller repeat protein → MMKQLRCDCGVLALALLGVPAVCSAQLTGVEGGEWRYLGGDAGSTRSAPLLNQIDASNFSDLEVAWIWQGHNSGGGVEYTSRSTPVFVDGVLFTVTGQRRQVVAIDAATGERLWTFREPETMRYLRSPRTDFGKGVAYAEVDGRGVIYITTPAFFLWALDAKTGRPLENWGAPVSLEGFSEGGVL
- a CDS encoding tetratricopeptide repeat protein; translated protein: MTGYHAGPIARLLSVFMILGVASCASQESTDLFLTPEEIVEQEITELRTRADQGDAAAQYLLGWRYINRRGVEKNDVEAVRLWTQAADQGNLSAQLTLAVRYDNGEGVVQDQAEAVRWYLLAADQGHVGAQVILGGRYANGRGVERDDVVAVEWYRKAAEQGNVRAQYSLGAMYETGQGISQDNVQAYLWYDLAASHPSVEQEQSIKNRDIVVTQMTPEELAEAQRLVREWRGGDES
- a CDS encoding penicillin-binding transpeptidase domain-containing protein, which codes for MTRRHACFSGLAGIALAMVSVPTDALQNAPTPGEDAGIAQIFAQHDLNGTIVLASTSSNQRFIHNAPRATREFSPASTFKIMNTLIALEEGVANNKDEMFIWDGAQHSIQTWNRNHSLKSAFRVSCVWCYQLLAKKIGAKQYKHYLTLSEYGDLDNNFSSTEFWLDGSLRISAVDQVGFIRQVIERSSPFSDSSYEELRNIMLMEETANYKLRFKTGWNGSIGWIVGYVQTRDDSWVFALNGDVEKVSKMSLLPGVIKDIFREKGIV